The genomic window TTGCCAAATATCTACTCATGTGAACTTTGATCTGCTTGTACATGTGCCTTTTTGATTGAGATCCTCACCAGTATGTATGCCCAAGGATACAGCATTTTGTTTTCTTTACCTATCCTTTCTCTAACTAGTACTTATTCATTATAAATCTCTATTTGCCGGTCATTATTCCTCATTCCATTGTACACTGCTTTTCCATTTCAATAGAGTTTTCGCCTCAACCCCAATATGATTATGCTTTTCATGATTACTGCTAGCTTGAACTAGATCACTTGAGCTCCATGGGAGGCTTAAAGTGTTGTATCGAGTGTCATAACGTGGTTGTGAGCATTACCTAGTATTCAAGATTTTGACACTTGCAAACTTCATGCACCACCATTACGCCGCATGAGGTAATGGACAAAGAAATGAGTTCAAGAATCAATTGAAGCTTGAATGCTGAAGCTAAAGACAAGATATGTTTGAGAAGCTCTCTTGTTACTTGTACCTATGCTTATTTGTTGCCAAACCTCCTAAGCCTTGAATGTATAGATCTTGGTTCCACCTCTAGCCATCAAGTTAACGCATGCTATGCAACGTCCACGAAACTGGAATTGGGATCTATGCCGGCCGGCTGGCGGTAAGAGTTGGTAAAGATCCGTATCGGATTGGACCGGTGCAAACTGACACAAAAGAGAAGAAACAAAGCGAGGAggcaaaaagagaaagaggggagggggagggagggaagAGGGTGGTTGGACAAGACACCGGCGGTGGCCACAGATGGGCCGTGGGCGAGCTCGGAGGGCTGCCGAGGCTTCTGCTTCCTTTGCTAaatctcgatcgagagagagaggaggggagggaaagaaaagaagggagggaAAGCCAGTAGAGAAGCCGTCGGAGGGCCTCTGGCTGGCTGTCGAACGGTGAAATCGCAGTCTGTAGCTCCACAAGTACGAAACAGGGATGATCGCTCATGTTTcacagaattttttttaaaaaactccaATTACAGTGAAGCCGATAATGGGTTTGCCGGTTTTACTTAAGTGAAACCGGCAAACCCCAACAAAtccattgccggcttcactgtttcTCTGATTTTTTAAAGTGAAGCCAGCAAGCCAGCAAATACGTTGCTGACTTCACTGTTCAtcattatttttagaaaaatgcAATGAACAGGATTGGTCACCCCTGTTTAACGGCCGTGGCTCCGCTTGCACCTTTTTCGCCATCCAGTGGCCAAGGCGGCCACCCGACATCCTTCGACGGGCTCTCCGCAAGCCGTGCCTCCCTTCGGTATCatcgcttcctctttctctctatctctcttgatTAGATGTCCTAACGGGCGACATCGAGCCGCGGAGGCCTCTGTAGCCCTCCGGCAGCGGCGTTTCTTCTttccctcatctctctctcttcctctctttctctcatttgTTCGGTGTTCCGAATTGGCTGGCTGAACCGTCTCGGTTTACAGCCAGTATGGCTCGGAACACCCTGAACTACCCGGTTTGGGCCACTATTTTTAGTCTTCTAGTTAAAAGCCTTGAACTTTTTGCTGATACTTGACAATAAGTAACCTTCTATAGAAACTCGAGAAAATTATTTGAAAGTGTTGAATTGCATATAAGCACGATGAGATGTTGATATGGAATCAATATTAATAATTAAAGAACTGATATGAGGTGCATAATTTCTTTTCTTAAAGCAATAGGGAAACTTCTAAGCAGAATTTGCTGATTTGCAAACAAAAGGCAGACGTCAAGATGAAGGTTCCTACTGTTTCTCATGTTGGATATGAATTTAAGAGGAGGCTTGCTTTGACATTCTGTTGAAGATATTGTTTAAGATTTCCATAAAGAGTAGGATTTACAATGTTATTAGAGAAACTAGCTAGGCTGGGTCCCATTTTTGGTCTTGAAGCCTTAGTTTCCCTCTTCCAAATGTTTCTTCACTTTCTGTTGCTCAAATTGGATTGCTGTTGCTGTATTGACCAAATTTAAATGGCGTATTCACATTTTCATTATTGCCCCATTTCAATTTGAATGTTAATCTTTTGTAAGGAAAAAAAGATCTCTCCATCATCTCAATGATGTCAGGGGGACTTGCCCtcccttttctcttaaaaggagGGTATTGCATAAGATATTTTATTGTGCTGAATTGCTTTTCTCCATGCTATCATTTCCTACATTGTGCTGGTAATCTAATTTGCAGTCTTTTGCACAATTATCTTTTGTTATTACTGGTTGCTCTGAGAACCTATATCATTTTTTTAACCGCTTAATCAAATATCTGTCTTTTATTGcaccatttttttaaattttcttataagcTTTGAAATTTTCAGTTCTATTTAGCTTTTTGTAATGCCTGTTTTGatagatataaatatgtatatacatgACAATATGTTTGTGTTCTTTCAACCTAATAGTTAAATTCATGCACAAAATATGCTTCCCTGCATGTACCTTTTTTGCTACTGGATCTGCATTTGACATTTGTGCTTGTTGCCCTTAATTTGTTCAAAGTGGTTTTGGGTTCTGTGATCGGCATTGTGATGAATGGCACCATATTAAGTCAGATACTTACGTATCAAAAGCCGCCcacaaagaaagagaagaaagtacaGTGAATCATCAGATTTTGTAAGCTTGGTGCTGCAATATCATCCTTTGTTTTAATGCAAAGTCTCAGGAATGTAGTCCACATGTCTTCACCCTTGCATTTTTCATCTCAGCCGTTTGTATTTGGTGGCTGTGGGGATTCTCAAGAAGGCTCTCAGATTGGATGTTTTCTTCATTCCCCTTTCTCTGTACCCTTTTTATATAAATACACTCTCTTAATAACTTTAGAATGAATGAAAATGTAAAGGAAATACATGATCTCAGAACAGAGAGCATATTTGTCAGATCTACTTCAGACTATTTTTATTGCCAGGATCTTGGTCCTCCATCAAATGTTCGATTTGAGTAAATCATGGGCATTGTATGTTCCATGTACCATGCTTTCTAGCCTATCCTCCACTGGAGCTACTGGGCAGGCTTAATGTGTTACTAAATCAgggaagattttttttctttttttctttttttaattttaattctataTAGATGTAGTTTCTCTTAAGTTGCTTCATGACATGTACTACAATACATCATGTAGTTCTTTGCAATTTATAAGTAATGTATCCTTTTGAATTTAATTGGCTTTTGAGTATTCTAAAACACATTCATTATAGAATGTGTAGCCTTCGTTTCCCTCTAGTATCTTATCAATGTTGCAGAACTAAACACTTCTTCCATTGAGACTCAGATGTGGAATAATACAAAGGCTTAGAGGTTTTCCGAGGACATGTTCGGTGGTGCTTTTACTTTCTAAAAAGTCATTCTCAAAAGTCATATATCATTAAATTCTTAAATGAAAATACTATTTAAAGTTTGACATTATGTAACCATACTATATTTGGATGATATAGATCAATCTCACAAAAGTAGTAAGCAGCTGAGTTTTTCTtgcttttaaaaatatttttaagtctttACAATTGTAGGAATACTACTAAAATGATATTACCAAACATTTGACTTGTGTAAGTAGTAATTTTTTACttcaaaagatgaaaaatttttttccttcttgaaGCAACATGAAACGTGAGGTTATCCGACCTCATGGACTACCGATAGGGGAAATTAGGAAGGGAAAATCACGAGTGCAAAAGTTATGAAGTTTTCTATTCAAGAATCAGTTTCTATTACATGCAAGAAACTTTTCTCATGATATTCCAAACATCTAAAAAAAAGTCTAAAcagaatttatttgaaaaaatgtaTAAAGCATAAATATAGTTGTAATTAAGGTCTTCAAGCTGCTCTTATGAAACCATACAATATAACTCTGCTAGAAGCcaatagattttaatattttagaaCACATGATCACATTAAAATGTAAAAAACTTCTCATTATATATTTGTATGCTCAAAAATCAACCTCAGTTGGGTCGATATGTCTCGAGCAAACAGGTTCCTGGTAGGATTCCACAAAGACTTGTTCTCATTTATCTCCGACATTCATGGCGAAGAGCTTTTTGTTTGTAGATCTATCTTATAACGCATATAAGAATTTTCTTTTCTtatgagggagagagaaaggaagaagacCCACCAATATTATAATTGTCTATACTCAAACAATTGGGAATACGCTAACCAAGACTTGAACCAAGAATCTCTAGTTGCTAAGAAGTGTAACCACCAGGGAAAGTCTTTGTTTACACAATTTTGTTGTAATCACCCTCTGAGACAAGGGAAATTCCAACTACTACACTGTTAGTAAGTTCCAACGGGAAATTAAATCAAAATGTGTACCCAACCCAGCTTTGTCAATGCTTGCTCCTTCTTTCTCTGCATTGTGTAAACAAGGGCAAATACCCAATGTAAATTAATTTATATGTAAATCattatattatcatttttttatgtatttcttaacatacatatgatcttgTGCTGATAAAATATTATGGGTTCTTCTAGAGAAAAAAGTCAGAGAAGGGGATTTGAGCCTTTAGCTCAGTGACTCTTCTGTTAAGACTGCGCAGTGTTTCAATATGAGGCTCATCTTCCTCCACAGCAATTATTTTGGCAAAATCACCCTCACCAAGGTAGTCTATCACCCTGTTAGCAGCTTCCAGTCCTGTCACATATGCTTTCTCCTGCCAAAGATAACAAATGACATGTCTTTCATGTGTTGTTGGTATAAAGATGAAGTATCTACTCATACTGAGTTTTCGTTTGCTCACCTGTGACCAGGACCCATGTCGAGTGACTATCCAATTGCCGGCCATAAACAAATTTGGAAAGGTAGTTGAACCCCGCAACATGTACTTATAAGAACCTGCGAACTCACGATCGATGAGAAGATTCGAGATTACATAGATTTTCTCTATAACCAAGCTCGAATTCTCTCTATTTTAGTTGATCATATTGGCTTCtataaaaacaataaaaaaaCATGTGTTTTTTGTAGTCTCGCCACTGGTTATCAGGCATCAGTTAGAGAATGACAGTGAGGAAGatcatctggagcagaagtgATGAGATACTTTGAGGTGTCGAAATCTTGCACCCATGAGTGTTTTTTTAGTTTCGTTATTTTATCACTGGTTCTGTTTTCTTCAGGGATTTTGTGTTGTACAGCCTGGGCTTAGTCCCTGGTTGGATGTTGCTTGATGTTGTTATCCTTTACAAATGGGATATGGGTTTCTATGGCTCTTCTCCACCAGCTCTGTCATCCAGTGGACTGAGGCAGTGGAGAAGGCTGAtctacatgagagagagagagagagagagagagagagagagagaaagagactgTTAAATATAGCTAGTATTAGTCAGGTAATGTGGATTTCATCTCATGACATCCCAGCCACATAAGTCAGTCCTGATTGAGTTATGGACCTAAACTTGACCTAAATACCCGTGACTTATGTGGCCATGAACAAGTCCTCAAATCCTAGACTCCCTTTTCAGCTATCATAGTTGGTTCTTAGATTTTCCCACACTGGACCTATTCCAAAAGTTTGTCCTTCTGTTGCCTAAATCTTGTTCCCAAGTTTAGAACAATACCCAGACTTCTTATTCTCGAAATAAATGTTGTAGCAGtaggaatatttcaaaaattagtaCATTACAGAAAGCTATAAGAAAATTGGTTTGTTGGTATGATACATGCAAAATGTACGTAAGACACAAGCTTGCCAGCTTGACGAGAAAGAGGTTGGACATATGATGCACATAAGAATAAACTTGTGTAAGCATGAGATGTCAATGGTATTATCGATGATGAGATTCTCAAATGTATTGATTGGTTATCTAGCCATAAATTTGCCCCTAGCGATGCAGCTACAGTTTATGAGCTAAGGCTATTGTTCTATAGTATCTGGTGCAAGTTTCACTTACCAAACAACAGAAACTGCAAAACACTCATCAGAAGTTAACTAGAGTTAAGCTATAAGAATGTTACCTGGAAAAAAATGAGTTGCGGATTTGGGGAATCTGACAACAGTATGCTGCAGTACTATGGCTTCTTGAAATTCTTTTATGCATATCGAAAGGTATGACACCACTTTCGCAACAATCTGCTCATCACTTAGAAGCAAAACCCGAGTGGCATTATACTGCAGTGAAGGAAACATACACATGCAAGACGTCAAAAAATTAATGCATTTTTGTTTCTATTTCTACCAATAAACTGTAAATGAATTATTGCTGGCAGTCAAAGATTGTCAGTTTCAATAGGATTGGAACTCACAAACTCAGCCTCCAACACTGTTGCTGGTTCTTCtttatattcatcataaattgAGTTCAAGACGAAGAAAGTCCATCCAGTTGAATCATCAAAACCAAAGCAAACATTGGCTTCCTTTGGAATCTCAACCTAATAGTATTTGGAGTGAATACTTTGGTTTTACTTGAAAAATGCCTGTTTCCTAAGAAAAGAAGCATCATATTTTGCAAACCTTCCTATCAAACCATAGTTTAACGGAGAGTACATCAATTGTATCCAGGCTAAGAACATTCAGAAACTCCTGCCGTGATTGTAGTGCAGAACTACAGGGAAACCACTAATCAGAGATCTGAAATTATGATATATCGCGTATTATAAAGAGAGGTTCCACTACAATGGCACATAAGCAGAAATTACTATTGCAGGCTTTACAATAACAGGACATTGGGACTTCAGAGGATAGTTTACCTCGTAATACTAGGTGGTAGCCTAACTGAAACACGACCAGTGatcacaaaaggaaaaaaaaaaaaaaagctaaaattGGGGCAACTGAAACTTTCTGGAAGATGATATGAACTAAGTGATACCTGCTGATTACGGTGGACTGAAGAGTAGAAACTCCTACAGCCAGAATAAATGCATCGGCCTCATAAATCTCCTGCCCACATACAACTCCTGAAATGCATCCAGTATCCTCATTTACCATAAAATCTGTCACCATTTTGTTGTCATGAAATTTTAAGCCATTTACTTTCATTGACTCCAGCCatggcaaaaaaattttttcctcaACTTTACCACGACACCAAACAACATCAAAGTTTTGCTGTACAAGGACAAAGAAGATAGACATCTCTCAAGACTTTAGATGATAAAAGCATGGAAAAGAATATCTAGTATACCAATTGTCAACATAAAATATACTACTGCAAGAAGATCTGAAAATATCATCACATTCTTCCCATTTTATTTAGAGCCTAGATATAAATATCATAATCAATACTGCTAAGTAAATAAATCTAACCTGATGGGACAGTATGTAATAGTACAGCATTCCCAAGGTTGCAGCAGCACTGCATTGTTCTGCTGGACCAAATAGGCCAACCTGAAGTAGGGGTTCAAAAGCCTTTTGGTAGAGACTTGCTGAGCAACCATATTGTTTAAAAAGTTCCCTTGCAGTCACTATCATGGAAATTTTCCTGGTTAGTCTGAAGAATTCTTTATTCCACAGGCGATCTAGATATTTACTCACTTGAATCATATTTTCTCCAGGCAGCATCAGTGTTGTCAAAGTCAATGACTGCATGCCATTAGCGCATATTAGATGGGTAAAACTTCAGGAGAAACTGTTATTAACCATAATTGCAAACCACAGAACTATTGTGCTTTCATAGGGATTGGCCCTTAAGTAACAAAAAAAAGCCTTGAATCTGTACCTGCAACCATAAGAGGAACTGATGTCAACCGATCCACCAAAGGAAGCTGAAAAAACTGTGCCAAAAGAATAAAGGCCTTATATATCCAAGAGGAAACATTGATACAGAAAGAACTCCAGCCTGGTTCTCAACAATATTAGCAGAAAAGATGAAGGTATTGTATAACATACTTGGGGGTATACAAGGGCTCCAAAAGGAGTTGGTAATCGAGGCATATCTTGAAATATAGGAAATTCAGCCTGCATGTTGGTGATACAAATCCAGTTTTTGTACAGGTATTAGGTCCAGCAAAATATAAATGCCAGATATATGCCATGTCATAAAGCAAATAACTTGTTTCACTGAACGTATCCAGAGCAGGAAACACTTCTGACAGGAATGACAATGACCTTGTAGTTGATGAAAACCAACAATATTGTTGAAGATACAAATGGAGCATTGATATGC from Elaeis guineensis isolate ETL-2024a chromosome 4, EG11, whole genome shotgun sequence includes these protein-coding regions:
- the LOC105042554 gene encoding uncharacterized protein isoform X4 — protein: MMHGFWYPYRNIFSLADELGIQPFTKWTRSAYYSPEGMEAEFPIFQDMPRLPTPFGALVYPQFFQLPLVDRLTSVPLMVAVIDFDNTDAAWRKYDSMTARELFKQYGCSASLYQKAFEPLLQVGLFGPAEQCSAAATLGMLYYYILSHQQNFDVVWCRGKVEEKIFLPWLESMKVNGLKFHDNKMVTDFMVNEDTGCISGVVCGQEIYEADAFILAVGVSTLQSTVISSSALQSRQEFLNVLSLDTIDVLSVKLWFDRKVEIPKEANVCFGFDDSTGWTFFVLNSIYDEYKEEPATVLEAEFYNATRVLLLSDEQIVAKVVSYLSICIKEFQEAIVLQHTVVRFPKSATHFFPGSYKYMLRGSTTFPNLFMAGNWIVTRHGSWSQEKAYVTGLEAANRVIDYLGEGDFAKIIAVEEDEPHIETLRSLNRRVTELKAQIPFSDFFL
- the LOC105042554 gene encoding uncharacterized protein isoform X2: MWAVTGAAFSGVVAARFPRLLIRDGYRCRAEASSDPHPNRKKVVVVGAGWAGLASAHHLSKQGFDVTLLEAGSGPAEEVGVRGFWYPYRNIFSLADELGIQPFTKWTRSAYYSPEGMEAEFPIFQDMPRLPTPFGALVYPQFFQLPLVDRLTSVPLMVAVIDFDNTDAAWRKYDSMTARELFKQYGCSASLYQKAFEPLLQVGLFGPAEQCSAAATLGMLYYYILSHQQNFDVVWCRGKVEEKIFLPWLESMKVNGLKFHDNKMVTDFMVNEDTGCISGVVCGQEIYEADAFILAVGVSTLQSTVISSSALQSRQEFLNVLSLDTIDVEIPKEANVCFGFDDSTGWTFFVLNSIYDEYKEEPATVLEAEFYNATRVLLLSDEQIVAKVVSYLSICIKEFQEAIVLQHTVVRFPKSATHFFPGSYKYMLRGSTTFPNLFMAGNWIVTRHGSWSQEKAYVTGLEAANRVIDYLGEGDFAKIIAVEEDEPHIETLRSLNRRVTELKAQIPFSDFFL
- the LOC105042554 gene encoding uncharacterized protein isoform X1, with translation MWAVTGAAFSGVVAARFPRLLIRDGYRCRAEASSDPHPNRKKVVVVGAGWAGLASAHHLSKQGFDVTLLEAGSGPAEEVGVRGFWYPYRNIFSLADELGIQPFTKWTRSAYYSPEGMEAEFPIFQDMPRLPTPFGALVYPQFFQLPLVDRLTSVPLMVAVIDFDNTDAAWRKYDSMTARELFKQYGCSASLYQKAFEPLLQVGLFGPAEQCSAAATLGMLYYYILSHQQNFDVVWCRGKVEEKIFLPWLESMKVNGLKFHDNKMVTDFMVNEDTGCISGVVCGQEIYEADAFILAVGVSTLQSTVISSSALQSRQEFLNVLSLDTIDVLSVKLWFDRKVEIPKEANVCFGFDDSTGWTFFVLNSIYDEYKEEPATVLEAEFYNATRVLLLSDEQIVAKVVSYLSICIKEFQEAIVLQHTVVRFPKSATHFFPGSYKYMLRGSTTFPNLFMAGNWIVTRHGSWSQEKAYVTGLEAANRVIDYLGEGDFAKIIAVEEDEPHIETLRSLNRRVTELKAQIPFSDFFL
- the LOC105042554 gene encoding uncharacterized protein isoform X3 — its product is MWLGSHSILAFFTLKENPPVTLHPGPLAEGQYISSKKLKEKGCSRIQAKEVRIMMHGFWYPYRNIFSLADELGIQPFTKWTRSAYYSPEGMEAEFPIFQDMPRLPTPFGALVYPQFFQLPLVDRLTSVPLMVAVIDFDNTDAAWRKYDSMTARELFKQYGCSASLYQKAFEPLLQVGLFGPAEQCSAAATLGMLYYYILSHQQNFDVVWCRGKVEEKIFLPWLESMKVNGLKFHDNKMVTDFMVNEDTGCISGVVCGQEIYEADAFILAVGVSTLQSTVISSSALQSRQEFLNVLSLDTIDVLSVKLWFDRKVEIPKEANVCFGFDDSTGWTFFVLNSIYDEYKEEPATVLEAEFYNATRVLLLSDEQIVAKVVSYLSICIKEFQEAIVLQHTVVRFPKSATHFFPGSYKYMLRGSTTFPNLFMAGNWIVTRHGSWSQEKAYVTGLEAANRVIDYLGEGDFAKIIAVEEDEPHIETLRSLNRRVTELKAQIPFSDFFL